The Neofelis nebulosa isolate mNeoNeb1 chromosome 16, mNeoNeb1.pri, whole genome shotgun sequence genome includes a window with the following:
- the RNF227 gene encoding RING finger protein 227 — MQLLARVPSLPERGELDCSICYRPFNLAGRAPRRLPGTARARCGHTLCTACLRGLAARGDGGVVRLRRVVTCPFCRAPTPLPRGGAAEVAVDPDLWSRLEEKARAERKPDEAGGPVRGGGDADDEDESEEGTGPRSAGWRALRRLWHRVLAPARRWRRPLPSNVLYCPEIKDLAHMTRCTL, encoded by the exons ATGCAGCTCCTGGCGAGGGTGCCGTCCCTTCCGGAGCGGGGCGAGCTGGACTGCAGCATCTGCTACCGGCCCTTCAACCTCGCGGGCCGCGCGCCCCGCCGCCTGCCCGGCACGGCGCGCGCCCGCTGCGGCCACACGCTCTGCACCGCGTGCCTGCGCGGGCTGGCGGCGCGCGGCGACGGCGGCGTGGTGCGCCTGCGCCGCGTCGTCACGTGCCCCTTCTGCCGCGCGCCCACGCCGCTGCCGCGCGGCGGGGCCGCGGAGGTCGCGGTGGACCCGGACTTGTGGTCGCGGCTGGAGGAAAAGGCACGGGCCGAGCGCAAGCCGGACGAGGCGGGCGGGCCGGTGCGGGGAGGCGGCGACGCCGACGACGAGGACGAGAGCGAGGAGGGGACGGGACCCAGGAGCGCGGGCTGGCGCGCGCTCCGGCGGCTGTGGCATCGGGTGCTGGCGCCCGCGCGCCGCTGGCGGCGTCCGCTGCCTAGCAACG TGCTGTACTGCCCGGAGATAAAGGACCTGGCCCACATGACCCGCTGCACGCTGTAG
- the TRAPPC1 gene encoding trafficking protein particle complex subunit 1: protein MTVHNLYLFDRNGVCLHYSEWHRKKQAGIPKEEEYKLMYGMLFSIRSFVSKMSPLDMKDGFLAFQTSRYKLHYYETPTGIKVVMNTDLGVGPIRDVLHHIYSALYVELVVKNPLCPLGQTVQSELFRSRLDSYVRSLPFFSARAG from the exons ATGACTGTTCACAACCTGTACCTGTTTGACCGGAATGGAGTGTGTCTGCACTACAGCGAGTGGCACCGCAAGAAGCAAGCGGGGATCCCCAAAGAGGAG gAGTACAAGCTGATGTACGGCATGCTCTTCTCTATCCGCTCCTTTGTCAGCAAGATGTCCCCGCTAGACAT GAAGGACGGCTTCCTGGCCTTCCAAACTAGCCGTTACAAACTTCATTACTACGAGACACCCACTGGGATCAAGGTTGTCATGAATACTGACTTGGGCGTCGGACCCATCCGAGATGTACTGCATCACATCTACAGTGCG CTGTATGTGGAGCTGGTGGTGAAGAATCCCCTGTGCCCACTGGGCCAAACTGTGCAAAGTGAGCTCTTCCGCTCCCGACTGGACTCCTACGTCcgctctctgcctttcttctctgCCCGGGCTGGCTGA
- the KCNAB3 gene encoding voltage-gated potassium channel subunit beta-3, translated as MQVSIACTEQNLRSRSSEDRLCGPRPGPGGGNGGPVGGGHGNPPGGGGSVPKARAALVPRPPAPAGALRESTGRGTGMKYRNLGKSGLRVSCLGLGTWVTFGSQISDETAEDVLTVAYEHGVNLFDTAEVYAAGKAERTLGNILKSKGWRRSSYVVTTKIFWGGQAETERGLSRKHIIEGLQGSLERLQLGYVDIVFANRSDPNSPMEEIVRAMTHVIDQGLALYWGTSRWGAAEIMEAYSMARHFNLIPPACEQAEHRLFQREEVQVQLPELYHKIGVGSVTLSPLACGPITSKYDGRVPDTCRAIKGYQWLKDKAQSEDGKKQQAKVMDLLPIAHRLGCTVAQLAIAWCLRSEGVSSVLLGVSSAEQLIEHLGAVQVLSQLTPQTVTEIDGLLGNKPHSKK; from the exons ATGCAGGTGTCTATCGCTTGTACCGAGCAGAACCTTCGCAGCCGGAGCAGTGAGGACCGTCTGTGTGGACCCCGGCCGGGCCCCGGGGGCGGTAACGGCGGGCCGGTCGGCGGGGGGCATGGGAATCCTCCAGGGGGAGGAGGGTCGGTCCCTAAGGCCCGGGCCGCACTGGTGCCCCGACCCCCAGCGCCCGCGGGGGCCCTCCGAGAGAGCACCGGCCGAGGCACTGGCATGAAATACAG GAACCTGGGAAAGTCTGGTCTTCGAGTATCCTGTCTTGGCCTAG GCACCTGGGTCACATTCGGTTCTCAAATCTCGGATGAG ACAGCAGAGGACGTGCTGACAGTAGCCTATGAGCATGGTGTAAACCTGTTTGACACGGCTGAAGTGTACGCAGCGGGAAA GGCTGAAAGAACCCTAGGCAACATCCTCAAGAGCAAAGGATGGAG GAGATCAAGCTATGTCGTCACCACCAAGATTTTCTGGGGAGGACA GGCAGAGACCGAGCGAGGCCTGAGCCGCAAACACATCATCGAGG gcctGCAAGGATCCCTGGAGCGCCTCCAGTTGGGATACGTGGACATCGTCTTTGCCAACCGCTCAGACCCCAACAGTCCCATGGAGG AGATCGTGCGGGCCATGACCCATGTCATTGACCAGGGCCTTGCCCTGTACTGGGGGACGTCCCGATGGGGAGCTGCAGAAATCATG GAGGCCTACTCCATGGCCAGACACTTCAACCTGATCCCTCCAGCGTGTGAGCAAGCGGAGCACCGTCTGTTTCAGAGGGAGGAGGTGCAGGTGCAACTGCCAGAGCTCTACCACAAGATCG GTGTCGGCTCAGTCACCTTGTCCCCTTTGGCCTGTGGCCCCATCACGAGCAAGTATGATGGGCGAGTCCCAGATACCTGCAGGGCCATCAAG GGCTACCAGTGGCTCAAGGACAAAGCGCAGAGTGAGGACGGCAAGAAGCAACAAGCCAAAGTCATGGACCTTCTCCCCATCGCCCACCGGCTGGGCTGCACCGTGGCACAGCTTGCCATCG CGTGGTGTCTCCGCAGCGAGGGTGTCAGCTCGGTCTTGCTGGGGGTGTCAAGTGCAGAGCAGCTGATAGAACACCTGGGAGCCGTCCAG GTGCTGAGCCAGCTGACGCCGCAGACGGTGACGGAGATAGACGGGCTTCTGGGGAACAAACCGCATTCCAAGAAATAG